One window from the genome of Oncorhynchus kisutch isolate 150728-3 linkage group LG21, Okis_V2, whole genome shotgun sequence encodes:
- the LOC109866439 gene encoding synaptotagmin-14 isoform X4, whose protein sequence is MPPSFKHKNNLSPIFTPSLWFHLEQNIMAVDGGGGRSCGVHELICARRVSPELLGVLSSIAAFVALMALFFLYVSNKLSVESASELPCLDDYRPNQQEQSCPERGSEEDSEEDRPGGHSEPSAQHRASVWDNRHKHTSDHSSEASAGQANSIQRMRRGSPLNELQPPPYQDENSPVRVSRSRSGAGGLGESSPDVNGTQRSSEASVDPDTESYLNKGYDEDVPSDSTAVLGPEDGSTSHLHVGYEPEPLAKYGTLDVAFEYDSGEQRLAVTVTAATDIPALKQTGNIAWQVHLVLLPTKKQRAKTGVQRGPCPMFTETFRFTRVEQGALADHAVRFRLYSVRRMKKEKVLGEKVFYLTKLNLQGKMALPVTLEPGTALTGCGSLVSVSRSVAALSYRSTWDSTPEILLGLIYNSTTGRLSAEVIQGRQFNNTASDKPPNGLFCCIKQLIGGQLYIMRDTYVKLTMLDSKGKEMSKCKTSVCRGQPNPTYKETFVFQVALFQLSEVSLVVSVYSRRSSMKAREKVGWLSLGLNSTGEEQQAHWSQMKEDEGQQVCHWHTLLES, encoded by the exons tgtctcCAGAGCTGCTAGGAGTCCTATCCTCCATTGCGGCCTTCGTGGCCTTGATGGCTCTATTTTTTCTTTACGTCAGCAACAAGCTGTCAGTGGAGAGTGCCAGCGAGCTGCCATGCCTCGACGACTATAGGCCCAACCAGCAAG AGCAGAGCTGCCCAGAGCGTGGCTCTGAGGAGGACAGTGAAGAGGACAGGCCAGGGGGACACTCTGAACCCTCAGCCCAGCACAGAGCCTCAGTCTGGGACAACCGACACAAACACACCAGCGACCACAGCAGTGAGGCCTCCGCCGGACAAG CCAACAGCATCCAGCGGATGAGACGAGGCTCTCCCCTCAATGAGCTCCAGCCACCCCCGTATCAGGACGAGAATAGTCCGGTCCGGGTGTCTCGCTCGCGTTCTGGGGCGGGGGGTCTGGGGGAGTCGTCCCCAGACGTTAATGGTACACAGCGCTCCAGTGAGGCCAGCGTTGACCCGGACACTGAGAGTTACCTCAACAAGGGCTATGATGAGGATGTACCTAGTGACAGCACTGCCGTCCTGGGACCAGAG GATGGTTCAACCTCCCATCTTCACGTAGGCTATGAGCCGGAGCCGCTGGCCAAGTACGGCACACTGGACGTGGCCTTCGAGTACGACTCGGGCGAGCAACGCCTTGCCGTCACTGTCACCGCAGCAACCGACATCCCCGCACTCAAACAGACAGGGAACATTGCGTGGCAG GTGCACCTGGTGCTGCTGCCCACTAAGAAGCAACGGGCCAAGACGGGGGTGCAGAGGGGGCCGTGTCCCATGTTCACAGAGACCTTCCGCTTCACCCGGGTGGAGCAGGGGGCGCTGGCGGACCACGCCGTCAGGTTCCGTCTCTACAGCGTTAGGAGGATGAAGAAGGAGAAGGTGCTGGGAGAGAAGGTGTTCTACTTGACCAAACTCAACCTGCAGGGCAAGATGGCGCTGCCCGTTACACTGGAGCCTGGCACAGCACTAACG GGCTGTGGGTCGTTGGTGAGTGTGTCTCGCAGCGTGGCAGCTTTGTCCTACCGCTCTACATGGGACTCCACACCAGAGATCCTGCTGGGCCTCATCTATAACTCCACCACTGGCAGGCTCTCTGCAGAGGTCATCCAGGGCAGACAGTTCAACAACACAGCCTCAGACAAACCTCCCA ATGGTCTGTTTTGTTGTATAAAACAGCTAATAGGGGGACAACTTTATATCATGAGAG ACACCTACGTAAAGCTGACTATGCTGGACTCCAAGGGCAAGGAGATGTCCAAGTGCAAGACGTCGGTGTGCCGTGGTCAGCCCAACCCCACCTACAAGGAGACCTTTGTCTttcag GTGGCCCTCTTCCAGCTTTCCGAGGTTTCCCTGGTGGTGTCGGTGTACAGCCGGAGGAGCAGCATGAAGGCCAGGGAGAAGGTGGGCTGGCTGTCCCTGGGGCTCAACAGCACTGGAGAGGAGCAGCAGGCCCACTGGAGCCAGATGAAGGAGGACGAGGGACAGCAGGTGTGCCATTGGCACACGCTCTTGGAATCTTGA
- the LOC109866439 gene encoding synaptotagmin-14 isoform X1 encodes MAFFKSFGQNLPSVNISSILDSVSSRVDDLASAVSDATYSVSDQLTELSDQVIKKVQTEEEEAAEATEGAQDSKEGKAQEGIADSFRSKIKRQASEACSSLADYSSNLSQSNDSKNNQSSEMTAEDYVPAQLEWVWKDGGWRVVKPGESSAEDKEKEEKRKEEEKTKKEEKEKRKAEKDKKKEERLKQEEEKKNSHQETIEEEPEDKETSSLPKETHTASQNKEGQKEDKSNGVHQSDDHSDPPQSLCPEEESRASQKKNKGKAEEEEENEMSPEGDGETEPAMSPASEKNKKKSDKKKEKVKGKKESKKMNKEDKEQSCPERGSEEDSEEDRPGGHSEPSAQHRASVWDNRHKHTSDHSSEASAGQANSIQRMRRGSPLNELQPPPYQDENSPVRVSRSRSGAGGLGESSPDVNGTQRSSEASVDPDTESYLNKGYDEDVPSDSTAVLGPEDGSTSHLHVGYEPEPLAKYGTLDVAFEYDSGEQRLAVTVTAATDIPALKQTGNIAWQVHLVLLPTKKQRAKTGVQRGPCPMFTETFRFTRVEQGALADHAVRFRLYSVRRMKKEKVLGEKVFYLTKLNLQGKMALPVTLEPGTALTGCGSLVSVSRSVAALSYRSTWDSTPEILLGLIYNSTTGRLSAEVIQGRQFNNTASDKPPNGLFCCIKQLIGGQLYIMRDTYVKLTMLDSKGKEMSKCKTSVCRGQPNPTYKETFVFQVALFQLSEVSLVVSVYSRRSSMKAREKVGWLSLGLNSTGEEQQAHWSQMKEDEGQQVCHWHTLLES; translated from the exons ATGGCGTTCTTCAAGAGCTTTGGGCAGAACCTACCATCTGTAAACATCTCCTCCATCTTGGATTCAGTCAGCAGCAGAGTGGACGACCTAGCCAGTGCTGTCAGTGATGCCACCTACAGCGTCAGTGACCAGCTGACCGAGCTCAGCGACCAGGTCATCAAGAAGGTGcagacggaggaggaggaggctgcagAAGCGACAGAGGGGGCCCAGGACAGCAAGGAAGGAAAGGCCCAGGAAGGGATAGCAGACTCATTCAGGAGCAAAATCAAGAGGCAGGCTTCTGAGGCCTGCTCAAGCTTGGCAGACTACAGCTCCAACCTCAGCCAATCCAATGACTCGAAGAATAACCAATCAAGTGAAATGACAGCAGAGGACTATGTTCCAGCCCAATTGGAATGGGTGTGGAAAGATGGAGGCTGGCGAGTGGTAAAACCAGGGGAGAGTTCTGCAGAGGACAAGGAaaaggaggagaaaaggaaggaggaggaaaagacgaagaaagaggagaaggagaagagaaaggcagagaaagacaagaagaaggaggagaggctgaaacaggaggaagagaagaaaaaTAGCCATCAAGAGACCATTGAGGAAGAGCCTGAAGATAAAGAAACCAGCTCATTGCCGAAAGAGACCCACACTGCTAGTCAGAACAAAGAGGGCCAGAAAGAGGACAAATCCAATGGGGTCCACCAGAGTGACGACCATAGTGATCCACCGCAATCTCTTTGCCCTGAGGAAGAGTCGAGAGCATCCCAAAAGAAAAACAAGGGGAAagctgaagaggaggaagagaatgaGATGAGTcccgagggagatggagagactgaaCCTGCTATGTCTCCCGCTTCtgagaaaaataagaaaaagaGTGACAAGAAGAAAGAGAAAGTGAAAGGGAAGAAAGAGAGCAAGAAGATGAATAAAGAGGATAAAG AGCAGAGCTGCCCAGAGCGTGGCTCTGAGGAGGACAGTGAAGAGGACAGGCCAGGGGGACACTCTGAACCCTCAGCCCAGCACAGAGCCTCAGTCTGGGACAACCGACACAAACACACCAGCGACCACAGCAGTGAGGCCTCCGCCGGACAAG CCAACAGCATCCAGCGGATGAGACGAGGCTCTCCCCTCAATGAGCTCCAGCCACCCCCGTATCAGGACGAGAATAGTCCGGTCCGGGTGTCTCGCTCGCGTTCTGGGGCGGGGGGTCTGGGGGAGTCGTCCCCAGACGTTAATGGTACACAGCGCTCCAGTGAGGCCAGCGTTGACCCGGACACTGAGAGTTACCTCAACAAGGGCTATGATGAGGATGTACCTAGTGACAGCACTGCCGTCCTGGGACCAGAG GATGGTTCAACCTCCCATCTTCACGTAGGCTATGAGCCGGAGCCGCTGGCCAAGTACGGCACACTGGACGTGGCCTTCGAGTACGACTCGGGCGAGCAACGCCTTGCCGTCACTGTCACCGCAGCAACCGACATCCCCGCACTCAAACAGACAGGGAACATTGCGTGGCAG GTGCACCTGGTGCTGCTGCCCACTAAGAAGCAACGGGCCAAGACGGGGGTGCAGAGGGGGCCGTGTCCCATGTTCACAGAGACCTTCCGCTTCACCCGGGTGGAGCAGGGGGCGCTGGCGGACCACGCCGTCAGGTTCCGTCTCTACAGCGTTAGGAGGATGAAGAAGGAGAAGGTGCTGGGAGAGAAGGTGTTCTACTTGACCAAACTCAACCTGCAGGGCAAGATGGCGCTGCCCGTTACACTGGAGCCTGGCACAGCACTAACG GGCTGTGGGTCGTTGGTGAGTGTGTCTCGCAGCGTGGCAGCTTTGTCCTACCGCTCTACATGGGACTCCACACCAGAGATCCTGCTGGGCCTCATCTATAACTCCACCACTGGCAGGCTCTCTGCAGAGGTCATCCAGGGCAGACAGTTCAACAACACAGCCTCAGACAAACCTCCCA ATGGTCTGTTTTGTTGTATAAAACAGCTAATAGGGGGACAACTTTATATCATGAGAG ACACCTACGTAAAGCTGACTATGCTGGACTCCAAGGGCAAGGAGATGTCCAAGTGCAAGACGTCGGTGTGCCGTGGTCAGCCCAACCCCACCTACAAGGAGACCTTTGTCTttcag GTGGCCCTCTTCCAGCTTTCCGAGGTTTCCCTGGTGGTGTCGGTGTACAGCCGGAGGAGCAGCATGAAGGCCAGGGAGAAGGTGGGCTGGCTGTCCCTGGGGCTCAACAGCACTGGAGAGGAGCAGCAGGCCCACTGGAGCCAGATGAAGGAGGACGAGGGACAGCAGGTGTGCCATTGGCACACGCTCTTGGAATCTTGA
- the LOC109866439 gene encoding synaptotagmin-14 isoform X3: MFLLYYTGEVIMFLLYYTGEVSMFLLYYTGEAIRFLLYYTDVIMFLLYYTGEVIRFLYSAYNLLPWSLFLSSSVSIYVCLLFSLSLSLSLSLSPLLSSVSPELLGVLSSIAAFVALMALFFLYVSNKLSVESASELPCLDDYRPNQQEQSCPERGSEEDSEEDRPGGHSEPSAQHRASVWDNRHKHTSDHSSEASAGQANSIQRMRRGSPLNELQPPPYQDENSPVRVSRSRSGAGGLGESSPDVNGTQRSSEASVDPDTESYLNKGYDEDVPSDSTAVLGPEDGSTSHLHVGYEPEPLAKYGTLDVAFEYDSGEQRLAVTVTAATDIPALKQTGNIAWQVHLVLLPTKKQRAKTGVQRGPCPMFTETFRFTRVEQGALADHAVRFRLYSVRRMKKEKVLGEKVFYLTKLNLQGKMALPVTLEPGTALTGCGSLVSVSRSVAALSYRSTWDSTPEILLGLIYNSTTGRLSAEVIQGRQFNNTASDKPPNGLFCCIKQLIGGQLYIMRDTYVKLTMLDSKGKEMSKCKTSVCRGQPNPTYKETFVFQVALFQLSEVSLVVSVYSRRSSMKAREKVGWLSLGLNSTGEEQQAHWSQMKEDEGQQVCHWHTLLES; the protein is encoded by the exons ATGtttctactatactatactggtgAAGTTATCATgtttctactgtactatactggtgAAGTTAGCATgtttctactgtactatacaggtGAAGCTATCAGgtttctactgtactatactgacgtTATCATgtttctactgtactatactggtgAAGTTATCAGGTTTCTCTACTCAGCATACAATCTCCTTCCCTGGTCTCTGTTTTTGTCTTCTTCTGTCTCTATATAtgtctgtcttttattctctctctctctctctctctctctctcgctctctccgctcctctcctcagtgtctcCAGAGCTGCTAGGAGTCCTATCCTCCATTGCGGCCTTCGTGGCCTTGATGGCTCTATTTTTTCTTTACGTCAGCAACAAGCTGTCAGTGGAGAGTGCCAGCGAGCTGCCATGCCTCGACGACTATAGGCCCAACCAGCAAG AGCAGAGCTGCCCAGAGCGTGGCTCTGAGGAGGACAGTGAAGAGGACAGGCCAGGGGGACACTCTGAACCCTCAGCCCAGCACAGAGCCTCAGTCTGGGACAACCGACACAAACACACCAGCGACCACAGCAGTGAGGCCTCCGCCGGACAAG CCAACAGCATCCAGCGGATGAGACGAGGCTCTCCCCTCAATGAGCTCCAGCCACCCCCGTATCAGGACGAGAATAGTCCGGTCCGGGTGTCTCGCTCGCGTTCTGGGGCGGGGGGTCTGGGGGAGTCGTCCCCAGACGTTAATGGTACACAGCGCTCCAGTGAGGCCAGCGTTGACCCGGACACTGAGAGTTACCTCAACAAGGGCTATGATGAGGATGTACCTAGTGACAGCACTGCCGTCCTGGGACCAGAG GATGGTTCAACCTCCCATCTTCACGTAGGCTATGAGCCGGAGCCGCTGGCCAAGTACGGCACACTGGACGTGGCCTTCGAGTACGACTCGGGCGAGCAACGCCTTGCCGTCACTGTCACCGCAGCAACCGACATCCCCGCACTCAAACAGACAGGGAACATTGCGTGGCAG GTGCACCTGGTGCTGCTGCCCACTAAGAAGCAACGGGCCAAGACGGGGGTGCAGAGGGGGCCGTGTCCCATGTTCACAGAGACCTTCCGCTTCACCCGGGTGGAGCAGGGGGCGCTGGCGGACCACGCCGTCAGGTTCCGTCTCTACAGCGTTAGGAGGATGAAGAAGGAGAAGGTGCTGGGAGAGAAGGTGTTCTACTTGACCAAACTCAACCTGCAGGGCAAGATGGCGCTGCCCGTTACACTGGAGCCTGGCACAGCACTAACG GGCTGTGGGTCGTTGGTGAGTGTGTCTCGCAGCGTGGCAGCTTTGTCCTACCGCTCTACATGGGACTCCACACCAGAGATCCTGCTGGGCCTCATCTATAACTCCACCACTGGCAGGCTCTCTGCAGAGGTCATCCAGGGCAGACAGTTCAACAACACAGCCTCAGACAAACCTCCCA ATGGTCTGTTTTGTTGTATAAAACAGCTAATAGGGGGACAACTTTATATCATGAGAG ACACCTACGTAAAGCTGACTATGCTGGACTCCAAGGGCAAGGAGATGTCCAAGTGCAAGACGTCGGTGTGCCGTGGTCAGCCCAACCCCACCTACAAGGAGACCTTTGTCTttcag GTGGCCCTCTTCCAGCTTTCCGAGGTTTCCCTGGTGGTGTCGGTGTACAGCCGGAGGAGCAGCATGAAGGCCAGGGAGAAGGTGGGCTGGCTGTCCCTGGGGCTCAACAGCACTGGAGAGGAGCAGCAGGCCCACTGGAGCCAGATGAAGGAGGACGAGGGACAGCAGGTGTGCCATTGGCACACGCTCTTGGAATCTTGA
- the LOC109866439 gene encoding DNA ligase 1 isoform X5: MAFFKSFGQNLPSVNISSILDSVSSRVDDLASAVSDATYSVSDQLTELSDQVIKKVQTEEEEAAEATEGAQDSKEGKAQEGIADSFRSKIKRQASEACSSLADYSSNLSQSNDSKNNQSSEMTAEDYVPAQLEWVWKDGGWRVVKPGESSAEDKEKEEKRKEEEKTKKEEKEKRKAEKDKKKEERLKQEEEKKNSHQETIEEEPEDKETSSLPKETHTASQNKEGQKEDKSNGVHQSDDHSDPPQSLCPEEESRASQKKNKGKAEEEEENEMSPEGDGETEPAMSPASEKNKKKSDKKKEKVKGKKESKKMNKEDKEQSCPERGSEEDSEEDRPGGHSEPSAQHRASVWDNRHKHTSDHSSEASAGQANSIQRMRRGSPLNELQPPPYQDENSPVRVSRSRSGAGGLGESSPDVNGTQRSSEASVDPDTESYLNKGYDEDVPSDSTAVLGPEDGSPSRLPFTQCCVLL, from the exons ATGGCGTTCTTCAAGAGCTTTGGGCAGAACCTACCATCTGTAAACATCTCCTCCATCTTGGATTCAGTCAGCAGCAGAGTGGACGACCTAGCCAGTGCTGTCAGTGATGCCACCTACAGCGTCAGTGACCAGCTGACCGAGCTCAGCGACCAGGTCATCAAGAAGGTGcagacggaggaggaggaggctgcagAAGCGACAGAGGGGGCCCAGGACAGCAAGGAAGGAAAGGCCCAGGAAGGGATAGCAGACTCATTCAGGAGCAAAATCAAGAGGCAGGCTTCTGAGGCCTGCTCAAGCTTGGCAGACTACAGCTCCAACCTCAGCCAATCCAATGACTCGAAGAATAACCAATCAAGTGAAATGACAGCAGAGGACTATGTTCCAGCCCAATTGGAATGGGTGTGGAAAGATGGAGGCTGGCGAGTGGTAAAACCAGGGGAGAGTTCTGCAGAGGACAAGGAaaaggaggagaaaaggaaggaggaggaaaagacgaagaaagaggagaaggagaagagaaaggcagagaaagacaagaagaaggaggagaggctgaaacaggaggaagagaagaaaaaTAGCCATCAAGAGACCATTGAGGAAGAGCCTGAAGATAAAGAAACCAGCTCATTGCCGAAAGAGACCCACACTGCTAGTCAGAACAAAGAGGGCCAGAAAGAGGACAAATCCAATGGGGTCCACCAGAGTGACGACCATAGTGATCCACCGCAATCTCTTTGCCCTGAGGAAGAGTCGAGAGCATCCCAAAAGAAAAACAAGGGGAAagctgaagaggaggaagagaatgaGATGAGTcccgagggagatggagagactgaaCCTGCTATGTCTCCCGCTTCtgagaaaaataagaaaaagaGTGACAAGAAGAAAGAGAAAGTGAAAGGGAAGAAAGAGAGCAAGAAGATGAATAAAGAGGATAAAG AGCAGAGCTGCCCAGAGCGTGGCTCTGAGGAGGACAGTGAAGAGGACAGGCCAGGGGGACACTCTGAACCCTCAGCCCAGCACAGAGCCTCAGTCTGGGACAACCGACACAAACACACCAGCGACCACAGCAGTGAGGCCTCCGCCGGACAAG CCAACAGCATCCAGCGGATGAGACGAGGCTCTCCCCTCAATGAGCTCCAGCCACCCCCGTATCAGGACGAGAATAGTCCGGTCCGGGTGTCTCGCTCGCGTTCTGGGGCGGGGGGTCTGGGGGAGTCGTCCCCAGACGTTAATGGTACACAGCGCTCCAGTGAGGCCAGCGTTGACCCGGACACTGAGAGTTACCTCAACAAGGGCTATGATGAGGATGTACCTAGTGACAGCACTGCCGTCCTGGGACCAGAG GATGGTTCACCCTCCCGTCTCCCCTTCACCCAGTGTTGTGTCCTGCTCTAA
- the LOC109866439 gene encoding synaptotagmin-14 isoform X2, with product MAFFKSFGQNLPSVNISSILDSVSSRVDDLASAVSDATYSVSDQLTELSDQVIKKVQTEEEEAAEATEGAQDSKEGKAQEGIADSFRSKIKRQASEACSSLADYSSNLSQSNDSKNNQSSEMTAEDYVPAQLEWVWKDGGWRVVKPGESSAEDKEKEEKRKEEEKTKKEEKEKRKAEKDKKKEERLKQEEEKKNSHQETIEEEPEDKETSSLPKETHTASQNKEGQKEDKSNGVHQSDDHSDPPQSLCPEEESRASQKKNKGKAEEEEENEMSPEGDGETEPAMSPASEKNKKKSDKKKEKVKGKKESKKMNKEDKEQSCPERGSEEDSEEDRPGGHSEPSAQHRASVWDNRHKHTSDHSSEASAGQANSIQRMRRGSPLNELQPPPYQDENSPVRVSRSRSGAGGLGESSPDVNGTQRSSEASVDPDTESYLNKGYDEDVPSDSTAVLGPEDGSTSHLHVGYEPEPLAKYGTLDVAFEYDSGEQRLAVTVTAATDIPALKQTGNIAWQVHLVLLPTKKQRAKTGVQRGPCPMFTETFRFTRVEQGALADHAVRFRLYSVRRMKKEKVLGEKVFYLTKLNLQGKMALPVTLEPGTALTGCGSLVSVSRSVAALSYRSTWDSTPEILLGLIYNSTTGRLSAEVIQGRQFNNTASDKPPNTYVKLTMLDSKGKEMSKCKTSVCRGQPNPTYKETFVFQVALFQLSEVSLVVSVYSRRSSMKAREKVGWLSLGLNSTGEEQQAHWSQMKEDEGQQVCHWHTLLES from the exons ATGGCGTTCTTCAAGAGCTTTGGGCAGAACCTACCATCTGTAAACATCTCCTCCATCTTGGATTCAGTCAGCAGCAGAGTGGACGACCTAGCCAGTGCTGTCAGTGATGCCACCTACAGCGTCAGTGACCAGCTGACCGAGCTCAGCGACCAGGTCATCAAGAAGGTGcagacggaggaggaggaggctgcagAAGCGACAGAGGGGGCCCAGGACAGCAAGGAAGGAAAGGCCCAGGAAGGGATAGCAGACTCATTCAGGAGCAAAATCAAGAGGCAGGCTTCTGAGGCCTGCTCAAGCTTGGCAGACTACAGCTCCAACCTCAGCCAATCCAATGACTCGAAGAATAACCAATCAAGTGAAATGACAGCAGAGGACTATGTTCCAGCCCAATTGGAATGGGTGTGGAAAGATGGAGGCTGGCGAGTGGTAAAACCAGGGGAGAGTTCTGCAGAGGACAAGGAaaaggaggagaaaaggaaggaggaggaaaagacgaagaaagaggagaaggagaagagaaaggcagagaaagacaagaagaaggaggagaggctgaaacaggaggaagagaagaaaaaTAGCCATCAAGAGACCATTGAGGAAGAGCCTGAAGATAAAGAAACCAGCTCATTGCCGAAAGAGACCCACACTGCTAGTCAGAACAAAGAGGGCCAGAAAGAGGACAAATCCAATGGGGTCCACCAGAGTGACGACCATAGTGATCCACCGCAATCTCTTTGCCCTGAGGAAGAGTCGAGAGCATCCCAAAAGAAAAACAAGGGGAAagctgaagaggaggaagagaatgaGATGAGTcccgagggagatggagagactgaaCCTGCTATGTCTCCCGCTTCtgagaaaaataagaaaaagaGTGACAAGAAGAAAGAGAAAGTGAAAGGGAAGAAAGAGAGCAAGAAGATGAATAAAGAGGATAAAG AGCAGAGCTGCCCAGAGCGTGGCTCTGAGGAGGACAGTGAAGAGGACAGGCCAGGGGGACACTCTGAACCCTCAGCCCAGCACAGAGCCTCAGTCTGGGACAACCGACACAAACACACCAGCGACCACAGCAGTGAGGCCTCCGCCGGACAAG CCAACAGCATCCAGCGGATGAGACGAGGCTCTCCCCTCAATGAGCTCCAGCCACCCCCGTATCAGGACGAGAATAGTCCGGTCCGGGTGTCTCGCTCGCGTTCTGGGGCGGGGGGTCTGGGGGAGTCGTCCCCAGACGTTAATGGTACACAGCGCTCCAGTGAGGCCAGCGTTGACCCGGACACTGAGAGTTACCTCAACAAGGGCTATGATGAGGATGTACCTAGTGACAGCACTGCCGTCCTGGGACCAGAG GATGGTTCAACCTCCCATCTTCACGTAGGCTATGAGCCGGAGCCGCTGGCCAAGTACGGCACACTGGACGTGGCCTTCGAGTACGACTCGGGCGAGCAACGCCTTGCCGTCACTGTCACCGCAGCAACCGACATCCCCGCACTCAAACAGACAGGGAACATTGCGTGGCAG GTGCACCTGGTGCTGCTGCCCACTAAGAAGCAACGGGCCAAGACGGGGGTGCAGAGGGGGCCGTGTCCCATGTTCACAGAGACCTTCCGCTTCACCCGGGTGGAGCAGGGGGCGCTGGCGGACCACGCCGTCAGGTTCCGTCTCTACAGCGTTAGGAGGATGAAGAAGGAGAAGGTGCTGGGAGAGAAGGTGTTCTACTTGACCAAACTCAACCTGCAGGGCAAGATGGCGCTGCCCGTTACACTGGAGCCTGGCACAGCACTAACG GGCTGTGGGTCGTTGGTGAGTGTGTCTCGCAGCGTGGCAGCTTTGTCCTACCGCTCTACATGGGACTCCACACCAGAGATCCTGCTGGGCCTCATCTATAACTCCACCACTGGCAGGCTCTCTGCAGAGGTCATCCAGGGCAGACAGTTCAACAACACAGCCTCAGACAAACCTCCCA ACACCTACGTAAAGCTGACTATGCTGGACTCCAAGGGCAAGGAGATGTCCAAGTGCAAGACGTCGGTGTGCCGTGGTCAGCCCAACCCCACCTACAAGGAGACCTTTGTCTttcag GTGGCCCTCTTCCAGCTTTCCGAGGTTTCCCTGGTGGTGTCGGTGTACAGCCGGAGGAGCAGCATGAAGGCCAGGGAGAAGGTGGGCTGGCTGTCCCTGGGGCTCAACAGCACTGGAGAGGAGCAGCAGGCCCACTGGAGCCAGATGAAGGAGGACGAGGGACAGCAGGTGTGCCATTGGCACACGCTCTTGGAATCTTGA